The following proteins come from a genomic window of Pyxidicoccus sp. MSG2:
- a CDS encoding ferritin-like domain-containing protein has product MDFRKVSDTKPDLLPDLVRRLVAEAWTFRRQVELDAELRFARLTERLARLGAPEPLVSLARRAAEDERRHAGMCERLARDYGQVEMPPAPQAVEEVAPPALPLREQVLYEVVAACCITETESTAVLTTLLVPDGPPRVRSVLRDILRDEVAHSRLGWAWLSHEHERGPVGFLSAHVPAMLEGSASPRLFAPGSPEEESLALLKHGVLPHARKRETFVKALHDVVFPGLERFGVDTALARAWVERRSAAGA; this is encoded by the coding sequence ATGGACTTCCGGAAGGTGAGCGACACGAAGCCGGACCTGCTGCCGGACCTGGTGCGGCGGCTCGTCGCGGAGGCGTGGACGTTCCGCAGGCAGGTGGAGCTGGACGCGGAGCTGCGCTTCGCCCGGCTGACGGAGCGGCTCGCGCGGCTCGGTGCGCCCGAGCCGCTTGTCTCGCTCGCCCGTCGCGCGGCGGAGGACGAGCGACGCCACGCGGGCATGTGCGAGCGGCTCGCGCGGGACTATGGCCAGGTGGAGATGCCTCCCGCGCCGCAGGCCGTGGAGGAGGTGGCGCCGCCCGCGCTGCCGCTGCGCGAGCAGGTGCTCTACGAGGTGGTCGCCGCCTGCTGCATCACCGAGACGGAGAGCACCGCGGTGCTGACGACCCTGCTCGTGCCGGACGGGCCGCCCCGGGTGCGCTCGGTGCTGCGCGACATCCTCCGGGACGAGGTGGCGCACAGCCGACTGGGCTGGGCGTGGCTGTCACATGAGCACGAGCGGGGGCCGGTGGGCTTCCTGTCGGCCCATGTGCCGGCGATGTTGGAGGGCAGTGCGTCGCCGCGCCTCTTCGCACCGGGGAGCCCGGAGGAGGAGAGCCTCGCGTTGCTGAAGCACGGGGTGTTGCCGCATGCGCGCAAGCGGGAGACCTTCGTGAAGGCGTTGCACGACGTGGTCTTCCCGGGCCTGGAACGCTTCGGAGTGGACACCGCGCTGGCGCGGGCGTGGGTGGAGCGACGGAGCGCCGCGGGAGCGTAG
- the def gene encoding peptide deformylase, with product MVLKIVQAGEPVLRQKARDLTPEEIASPEVQRLIGLMRDTMRDAPGVGLAAPQVGVGLRLVVVEDRAEYQAGVSPADLASRERAPVAFHVLINPKLVVEDPTPAEFHEGCLSVSGFAALVARARGVRVEALNEHGQPVTVSAKGWYARILQHELDHLDGTLYIDRMETRSFTTADNHRRHQAGRSTAELRAALGLPERKG from the coding sequence ATGGTGCTCAAGATCGTCCAGGCAGGGGAGCCGGTGCTGCGGCAGAAGGCGCGGGATTTGACTCCGGAGGAGATTGCCAGTCCCGAGGTGCAGCGCCTCATCGGGCTGATGCGGGACACGATGCGGGACGCTCCCGGCGTGGGGCTCGCGGCGCCGCAGGTGGGCGTGGGCCTGCGGCTGGTGGTGGTGGAGGACCGGGCCGAGTACCAGGCCGGCGTGTCCCCCGCGGACCTGGCGTCGCGCGAGCGGGCACCGGTGGCGTTCCATGTGCTCATCAATCCGAAGCTCGTGGTGGAGGACCCGACGCCCGCGGAGTTCCACGAGGGCTGCCTGAGCGTGAGCGGCTTCGCGGCCCTGGTGGCGAGGGCGCGAGGCGTGCGCGTGGAGGCGCTGAACGAGCATGGCCAGCCGGTGACGGTGAGCGCGAAGGGCTGGTATGCGCGCATCCTCCAGCACGAGCTGGACCACCTGGATGGCACGCTCTACATCGACCGGATGGAGACGCGGAGCTTCACCACGGCGGACAACCACCGCCGCCATCAGGCGGGACGCAGCACCGCGGAGCTCCGCGCGGCCCTGGGGCTGCCCGAGCGGAAGGGGTAG
- a CDS encoding type VI immunity family protein — translation MGAHQEPLREGRVAIVQLSDASKENRYAFEHFGKPSEAPAVKQCPDATCAAYFRLPTELLEERGPEWVRALALRLADALPFSSGHAGLTVAGELNLVGVPDRVTPYCFRYPGLDILPLGHVSWEIGTRVRGPAWLTFVGQPALNGLGGIAALRSQLHAPGTTVEPLTNDSAVITLGTWPEAGDTEQGQTLPAYRELARVLEPWLFREEHHYAMHLNFTPEDLLRWERRFLD, via the coding sequence GTGGGAGCTCATCAGGAACCGCTGCGCGAAGGCAGGGTTGCCATCGTTCAACTGAGTGATGCATCGAAAGAGAACCGCTACGCCTTCGAACACTTCGGTAAACCGTCGGAAGCCCCGGCGGTCAAGCAGTGCCCTGATGCCACGTGCGCGGCGTACTTCCGGCTCCCCACCGAACTCCTGGAGGAGCGAGGCCCAGAGTGGGTACGTGCCCTTGCGTTGCGACTCGCGGATGCGCTGCCCTTTTCCTCCGGCCATGCAGGACTAACGGTGGCTGGGGAGCTCAACCTCGTAGGTGTACCTGACAGGGTGACCCCATACTGCTTCCGTTACCCTGGCCTCGACATCCTCCCGCTGGGGCATGTGTCCTGGGAAATCGGCACGCGGGTCCGCGGCCCCGCGTGGCTCACCTTCGTCGGGCAACCCGCGCTGAACGGTCTCGGAGGCATCGCCGCGCTGAGGAGCCAGCTCCACGCTCCCGGCACCACCGTCGAGCCCCTGACCAACGACAGTGCCGTCATCACGCTCGGCACGTGGCCGGAGGCCGGTGACACCGAGCAGGGCCAGACGCTCCCTGCCTACCGTGAGCTGGCTCGCGTCCTGGAGCCCTGGCTCTTCCGCGAGGAACATCACTACGCCATGCACCTGAACTTCACCCCCGAGGACCTGCTCCGCTGGGAGCGCCGGTTCCTCGACTGA